In Arthrobacter sp. Marseille-P9274, the sequence AGAACACCGTGGAACGCAGGTACCGGGGCGAGAACATGGTCGTGATTGTCCGCCACCAAGGTTCGGCAGCGTCTCCCGCTGGCTTTGCGGCAACGGACGGAACGTATGGGGCGATGCCCAGCCGGGCAGCCAGCCGGTCGGCGTCTTGGCGCCTGCCTTTGGACTCCAGATAGTCCAGCGACTCCGGCAGCATCTTGGCAATGAACGGCAGCAGTACAACCGGTAGCGCACCGATCGCGATGACCCACCGCCAACCGGCGGTTGGCAGCAGGAACAGCGCCACCAGAGCGGCAGCGACGATGCCCAGCGAGTAACCGGAGTACATGACGCCGTAGTTGTAGGAGCGCCTGTTCGGCGCCGAGTATTCGATGGTTAGCGCCGCCGCTACGGGAATGACACCACCCATCCCAAGGCCTCCGATGAGGCGGAACAGGCCGAACAGTTCGGGAGTCGGTGCCACTGCCGCCCCTACTTGCGTCAGCGTAAAGATCAGCATCGAGAGGAGCAGCATCCTTTTGCGGCCGAACAGGTCGCTGAGGGTACCGATGAAAAGGGCTCCGAAAAGCATTCCTACCAGCGCGTAGGCACCGAGTCCGCCGAGCTCCAGCGGGGTGAGATCCCACGCCCGGTATTCGGCGAGGGCGGGGAGGACCGCGCCCAGGACGCCGACGTCGTAGCCCTCTGCGAGGATGGCGAGCCAGCAGCAGAAAAGAACCAGCCGCGTGGTGCGCGGCGGTACAGTCCATGTGTTTACGGCAGCAGTTGCCACATGAGTCTCATTTCGTCATTGGAGTGAGCAGGTGGTGGTGCAGAGTGGGACGGCGGGAGGCAGGCAAGCGCTGCCTCCCGCCCGGAGATATAGCGAACCGTTATCCGCCCAAGATTACTTGGCCATCGCGGGCTCGGTGCGCTGCCTGGCTGTGGCGGGTTTCCACCGGAGGTGACCGGGCGCTTGCTCGTCCTCGGCCTCCCGCAGCAAGGACAGCCGCGGCCTGACCGCATCGGTGCGCGAGCTCGGAGGCTTGCGCCGGCCGGCGCGGAACTGCGGAATCCATTCCGCGCCCTCGCCCCTGTATTCCTGCTCGGCAGCCGCGTGCAGCGTCCATTGCGGGTTGTACAAATGGCTGCGGCCGAGGGCGATCAGGTCGGCGCGTCCGGCCAGCAGAATCGAATTGGCGTCGTCGTACGAAGAAATGGCGCCAACGGCGATCACTGCCGTCCCTGACGGTTCGGCCACCTCCTGCCGGATGCGGTCGGCGTATGGAGTCTGGTAGCTGCGGCCGTAGGCAGGCTCTTCCTCCTTGCCGACCTGGCCGGTGGACACATCAATGCCGTCCGCGCCGTGGGCGGCGAACGCCTTGGCGATTTCTACGGCGTCGTCAATGGTGTTGCCGCCCTCGATCCAGTCCGTCGCGGAAATCCGCACGGTCAGCGGCCGGTCGGCCGGCCAGGCCGCGCGCACTGCATCGAAGACTTCGAGCGGGAAGCGCAGCCGGTTGTCCAGGTTCCCGCCGTACTCATCGGTGCGCTGGTTGGCGACCGGCGAGAGGAAGGATGAGAGCAGGTAACCGTGCGCGGCGTGGACCTCGAGCAGGTCGAATCCTGCTTCGGCGGCGCGGTTCGCAGCGGCGACGAAGTCGGCCTTCACCTGGCCCATCTCTGCCCGGTCGATTTCCCGCGGGGTCTGGCTGCCGGGACCGTATGGCAGGGCCGACGGACCGACGGCTTCCCAGTTCCCGGATTCGAGCGGCTCGTCAATGCCTTCCCACATCAGGCGGGTGGAGGCCTTGCGGCCGGCATGGCCGATCTGGACACCGATCTTCGCCGTCGACTGCCCGTGGACAAAGCCCACGATGTCCTTCCAGCTGTCCTTCTGGACCTCGTTGTACAGCCCCGTGCAGCCAGGCGTGATGCGCCCCTCTTCAGAAACGCAGACCATCTCGGTCATCACTAGGCCGGCTCCGCCCAGGGCTTTGCTGCCCAAGTGCACTTTGTGGAAATCTCCCGGGACTCCATCGGTCGCGGAGTACATGTCCATCGGCGAGACGATGATCCGGTTCTTCAGCTCCAGGTCGCCGATCTTGTAAGGCTGGAACATGGCCGGCACAACCTGCTGCAGTCCCTGGGACTCGGCGAAATGGCGGTCCACCAGCCCGGCGAATTCGGGATCCCGCAACCGCAGGTTGTCCTGGGTGATGCGCCGGCTGCGCGTCAGCAGGTTGAAGGCGAACTGGGTGGGAGGCTGGTCCTTGTACTGGCCGATCCGCTCGAACCATTCCAGTGAGGCCTGCGCGGCGCGCTGGGTCGATTCGACCACCGGCCGCCGCTCGAGTTCGTAGGCAGCCAGCGCGGACTCGAGGTCCCGCTGCTCGTGCAGGCACGCCGCCAGCGCCAATGCGTCCTCCATGGCGAGCTTGGTTCCCGAGCCGATGGAGAAGTGCGCGGTGTGCGCGGCGTCGCCGAGCAGCACCACGTTCCCGTGCCGCCAGTTGCGGTTGCGTACGGTCGTGAAGTTCAGCCACTTGGAGTTGTTCGCCAGCACTTCGTAGCCGTCGAGTTCCTCGGCGAAGAGTTCGCGGACCTTCGCGATGGCCTTCTCATCGGAGACCCCGGGCGCAAACACATCGCCGGCTGTCTCGTCGAAGCCGGCCGCCCGCCACACGTCCTCGTGCATCTCCACGATGAAAGTGGAGCCCGCATCCGAGTACGGGTAGCCGTGGATCTGCATGACGCCGTGCTTCGTCTCTTTGACGAAGAACTTGAAGGCCTCGAACACCTGGTCTGTGCCCAGCCACATGAACTTGTTCGGCCGTGGATCAAGGTCCGGGCCGAAGGACTCGGCGTACTTTGCACGGATCTGCGAGTTGACTCCGTCCGCGGCCAGCACCAGGTCATAGCCGTCCTCGAGTTCCTCCACCGGCGGTGCCAGGGTCGAAAAGCGCAGGTCCACTCCGAGTTCGGTGCAGCGTCGCTGCAGCAGTTCGAGCAGTTCCTTGCGGCTCATCGCGGCGAAGCCCTGTCCGCCCACTGTGACGGTCTCATTCTTGAAATGGATGTCGATGTCAGACCAGCGGGCAAAGCGGCGGCTCATGTAGTCGGCCACTACCGGATCCGCGTTCCCGATCCCGCCGAGGGTTTCATCGGAAAATACGACGCCGAAGCCGAACGTATCGCTGGCCGCATTCCGTTCCCATACGGTCACTTCATGAGCGGGATCCAACTGCTTCATCAGTGCACCGAAGTACAACCCGCCGGGTCCCCCGCCAACAATTGCGATTTTCATGTCCTGGTCCTTTCAGCGGGCCTGGTTGGCGCCGGCTAATTCTGCAGATTCGTTCCCGAGCGCTTCGCGCAGCCTGAAATGCTGCAGCTTGCCGCTGGGGTTGCGGGGCAGTTCAGTCACGAACCGCACATCCCGCGGATACTTGTAGGGCGCGATCGTCGCCTTCACGAAGTCCTGGATGTCCTTGCGCTTGGCGTCGTCCGGCTGCACGCCTTCGCGCAGCACGATGAACGCGCAGACTACGCTGCCGCGCTCCGGATCCGGCCGGCCGATCACCGCGTTCTCCGCGACGTCCGGATGCTGGTCGATCGCCGCCTCCACCTCGGGAGCGCCGATGTTGTAGCCCGAAGAGATGATCATGTTGTCGGAGCGCGCCTGGTAATAGAAGTACCCGTCCTCGTCGCGCAGGAACGTGTCCCCGGTGATGTTCCAGCCGTCTTGGACATAGTTCAGCTGGCGCTCGTCGTTCAGGTACCGGCAGCCAGTAGGACCGATGACTGCCAGCCTGCCGGGCTCGTTCGGCGCGGCCTCGTTGGCGTCCGCCGCCAGGATCGTGGCCCGGAAGCCGGGCACCGCCACACCCGTGGCGCCGGGCCGGATGTCGGGGCCGGCGGCGGAGATGAAGACGTGCAGCATTTCCGTGGCCCCGATTCCGTTGACCAGGGAGAGGCCGGTAGCCGCCCGCACCGCTTCCCACGTTTCCTTGGGCAAATGCTCACCGGCAGAAACGGCCATGCGCAGGCCCTTGAGCAGGTCAGCCTCGCCCTCCTTCAGGATGGCCCGGTAGGCCGTCGGGGCGGTGAAGAGCACGGTGGCCCCGGCTGCGGCGGCGTGGCTGGCCAGTTCGACCGGGGTCGCTCGCTCCGTCAGCAGGGCGGATGCGCCGAAGCGCAGCGGGAAGACCACCAGGCCGCCCAACCCGAAGGTGAAGGCCAGCGGCGGCGAGCCGGCAAAGACGTCGTCGGCCGTCGGCTTGAGGATGTGCCGGGCGAAGGTATCTGCGTTGGCGAGGATGTCCCGGTGGAAGTGCATGGTGATTTTGGGCGTGCCTGTGGTCCCGGATGTTGGCCCGAGCAGCGCGACATCGTCGGCTGCCGTGGGAACGTCGTCGAACGTTCCGCTCTTACGCGCGCAGCGGGCAATGAGGTCGCCGTCGTCGTCAGCTCCATAGGTGACGACTGCGGTTCCTGCACCCACGGCGTGCACCAGCCCGGCGGCGAAACGGTGGTCCGAGATCGCTGCCACCGGACGGGTCAGTTCGCAGATCTTGGCAACTTCGCTGGCGCGCAGCACAGGCATCGTCGTGACGACGACGGCACCGGCCTTGAGCACTCCGAGCCAGGCCGCAACCAACCACGGATTGTTCGGGCCGCGCAGCAGCACCCGGTTGCCAGGCACTACACCGAGGTCCTCGGTCAGGACCCGGGCGACCTGGTTGGCGCGCTGCTGCAACAGCCCGTAGCTCCAGGTTTCGCCCTCGGGCGTGTGCAGGGCCGGACGGTCCGCGCCGAAGGTTGCCACGGCGTCATCGACGAGGACAGACGCGGCGTTGAGCCGTTCCGGATACTGCAATTCAGGAAGGGTGAATTCAAGCACCGGCCACTGCTCGGCCGGCGGGAGGTGGTCGCGCGTGAACGAGTCCACATGTGCTGACGGGGACAGTTCCATGGCGTTCCTTTCAGTGGGATGAATGGGAGGGCCGCGGAGCTGAGGCGGCATCTGGATTGCGCCGGATGCCGCCGAAGCTCAACGTGCGGCGCGGATCATGCCTTCTTGGGCAACCGTGGCCAGCAGGCGGCCCGAGCGGTCGAAGAACCGGCCCGTCGCCAGCCCCCGGTTGCGCTGTCCGGAGACGGCTTCCTGGGCGTAGAGCACCCATTCGTCGGCGCGCCCGTCGCGGTGGAACCACATCGAGTGGTCCAGGCTGGCAGTGGCCAGCCCCGGCTCGGCCCAGTAGTGGCCCTGGGCCCGCAGGATCGGTTCCAAAATGGTGTAGTCGCAGACGTAGGCCAGCGCCGTGCGGTGCAGGTCGGCGCCGTCGGGCAGCCGATCGAAGGCTTTGACCCAGACGGCCTGCTGCGGGATCGCTGCACCCTCGACCTCCACATAAACGGGACCGGGAACGTGGCGCATGTCGAAGCTGCGGCCCTGCGACCAGTAGGCAGCGGCGTCGCCTTCCACGCCAGCGAGCACTTCGGCGGCACTGCGCAGTGACTCGGGCTCCACTGCTGCAGGCATCTCCGGCTGGAACTCCGGCCCCTCCTCGGCGACCTGGAATGAGCCCATCGCCGCGAACACCGTTTTGCCGCCCTGGTAGCCGCGCACGCTGCGCGTGGAATACCCGCGGCCGTCGCGCAGTTTCTCCACCTCGTAGCGGACCACGGCACCAATGTCGACGGGCCGCATGAAGTAGCTGTGCATCGAATGGAGTTGGCGGTCGGAGGCGACAGACCGCATCATGGCCGCCGCGGATTGGGCCACCATGTCTCCGCCGTAGGCCTTGGGCCACGGGACGTACTGGGTCGTGGCTTCATAGGCCTCGTCGAAGACCTCGGCGTCGACGGCTTCCAGATCGACGGCCCGCAGGAAGGTTTCCGCGGTCAAGGTCCCGCTCATGGTGTTCATGCCCGTCGGTATCCTTCCAGCGACTCATCGGCAACGTCCTCAAGATTGACCACGATGTTTTCCGGCGTGCGCGCCGTCAGCCAGACCAACTCCTCGGTGACGGACATATTCGCCTCCACATGGGGCATGAACGGAGGAACGAACACCCAGTCGCCGGCCTTCATATCGATAAACTCGGAGTAGTCCTCGCCGAAGTAGATCCGGCCGTGGCCCCGGAGCACGTAGCCGCCGGTTTCGGCCTCACCGTGGTGGTGCGGCAGCGACCGGTATCCCGGGACATTGGAGACCTGGCCGAACCAGATCTTGGTCGCCGGCGTGTGCTGGATGCTGACGCCGGACACCCGTACGCAGTCGCCGGACTGAGCCGTGTTGGTGTCCTCGCTGCCCCCGCGGGTCACCACGGGCACGACCTTGCCGTCGGTACCGGCGTAGATCGAGTTGTCTCCCTCGGTGCGGTATTCGGTAGTTGTCTCGGTCATGTCCTGCTCCTTTTCAGTTATTCAGTGCCAGTGCACGGATCAGGACGCGGTTTTCCAACCGGCCGATCCCGTCGATTTCGGTCGTGATAGTGTCGCCGTCCTGCAGGAAGCGCGGCGGTTTCATGCCCATCCCCACTCCGCCCGGCGTCCCGGTCAGGACCAGGTCCCCCGGGCGCAGTGTGGTGAACTGCGAGATGTAGGACAGCAGCCGCGCCGGGCCGAAGACGAGCGTCCGCGTGTGGCCCCGCTGGACGAGTTCGCCGTTGACGTAGCCGCGCACCTCGAAGCCGCTGCCGTCGAACTCGTCAGCCGTGGCCAGGACCGGCCCCACCGGAGTGCTCGCGTCGAAGGCTTTGCCCTGGAACCACTGCAGGGTCCGGTTCTGCCAGTCCCTCATGGAGACGTCGTTGGCCACCGTGTAGCCGGCTATCGCCGCGGCCGCCTCGGCTTCATCGGCCCGCGTGAGCGTCGCCCCTACCACCACGGCCAGCTCGGCTTCCCAGTCCACCCTGTCGCTGCCGTGCACCTCGAGCTCGTCCAACGGACCGGTCAGCGTGTCGGCGAACTTGGCGAACAACGTCGGGTACTCCGGCAGCTCCCGCCCCATCTCCTGGATGTGGTCTCCGTAGTTCAGCCCGCAGCAGATGACTTTGCCGGCACGCGGCAGCAACGGCGCCAGTTGCGGTCCTGAGACCTGTACGACGGCGGATGCGGGGGCGGTGCGCACCGTTTCCTCTGTGCGCTCCCGCCAGGCCGGGTCCGCGATCAAGGCGCCCACATCACTCGCGGGCAGCGGCAGGTAGGTCTCCGTGCCCATCAGGACCGCCGCCGTCGTTGTCACTGCGTCCGTGCGCAGGGTGGCCAATTTCACGCTGTCGATCTCCTTTGATTTGATGTGTCGACTTTTTTACGGTCGTCACATATGCTCAACGTAGCACGGTCGAAAGGATCTGCACAGAGGTTTTTTCGGAAATTTGTGAAATCGGACACACCGAGCCAAGGAGCAGGAATGAGCAACCAGACCGCAGTCGCCAACCGCACCATCAACCCCGAATCGCTGCCGAAGCCCTCTGGCTACGCGCACGGCATTCTGGCGGGCAACACGGTTTACCTCGGCGGGCAGACCGCCTTGGACAAGGACATGAACATCGTTCCCGGCGGCATCGTGGAGCAGTTCAAGCAGGCCTTCTCCAACGTTCTGGTGACCCTGGAAGAGGCCGGCGGGCACCCCGAAGACCTGGTCAGTGTGACCATCTACCTCACCGATGTCGACGACTACATGGCCAACGGCCGCGAGATCGGCAAGCTCTGGCGCCAGATGGCCGGCACGGAGTACCCGGCGATGGCGGGAATTGGCGTCAGCCGGCTCTGGCAGAAGGAAGCCCTGATCGAGATCCAGGGCATTGCGGTGATCCAGGACCGCTAAAAGGGCAGTTCCGGCGAAGCGGCCCCGCCGGCAGAAAGCCGGCCGGGCCGCTTTGGCGTGGTTGGCTACGCCGCTTGAGCCTTGGCAGCCAGCGACATGGCATGGGCCTCGGCCAAGGGCGCGATCAGACGGTGCGTTCCGAAGAAGATGCGCCGCGCCTCGGGCCCCTGCCAGCCCTCTGGAAGGTACTCCAGCGGCAGACCCGGATCGCTGTAGGGCAGGCGCCGCCACAGCGTGAGCATAGGAACGTAATAGCGGAAGGCGTCGCGGCGCAGCTCCGCCGAAGGATTTGGCAGGGCGCTCTCTCCGTCCCCGCCCAGCAAGTCGGACCAATCGGCCAGCGCGTTCCCGTAGTAGTCCATGAATTCGGTGATCTGGGCGCCGAGGGCCTCCAGATCCCACCACTGGGCAACGCGTTGGCGCATATCGCCCTCGGCTGCGTATTCTCCGGTGAAGAATTCGACAAAGTCTGCCAAGCCGCGGGAGGCCAGCCGCCGCTTGGCACCCTCGCGCACACCGGCCGGAGCGATCCACACACCCGCCGCCATGGACCCGAAGCCCAACCGCGTCAGTTCGGTCCGGAGCTGGTGCCGCCGGTCCCGCATCGCCTCCGGGACGGAGAAAATCGCGAGCACCCACTGTCCTCCGGGCTCGCCACGGTACGGGGCAAAGATGCGTTCATCGCCCTCATTAACCATTTCGAGCGCGCGTGGCGACAGCTCGTACTTTGCCAAGCCGCCGGTCTTGACGCTGTTGAGGACACCCTTGGCCTTCAACCTGGACACGGCCGAGCGCACGCCGGGGGCATCGTGGCCGAGGTCGCCAAGCATGTCGATGAGGACCGAGACCGGAAGAAGACCGCCGCCACGTCGGCCGTAGAGTCCATAGATGGTCAGGATCAGCTGCTGGTGCCGCAGAGGAGGAGCGGGGATATCCATCTGGCTCAGTGCCCTTTGAATGCTTCGGCGAGCCACCAGGCGCCTCCGTCCGACGCGATGCGCGCGTCGATGACCAGCGGCCTCTCCCGGGGCCCGTTGACCCACTCGGCGACGGCGGCCAGGTCCTCCACGGTGCGGACCGTGACCGCCTCGGCGCCGTACCCCCGGGCGATTGAGGCGATGTCGACCAGCGGGAACCTGACCACTTCGAGGTCCTCCTCGTCGGCGTCGAAATGGTGCACCTCGGCCCCGTAGGCCGAGTCGTTGTAGACCACCGCCACCAGCGGAATCCGCTCGCGGACCACGGTTTCCAGTTCCGCAATTGACATGAGGAACCCGCCGTCTCCCGTGCCGAGCACCGGCAGCCGGTCCGGCCGGGCCCTCGCCGCACCCACCGCGGTATACAGGCCCAGCCCGATCGATTGGAATGCCTGCGTGAAGCAGAACCCGAATTCGTCCGGCACGGACAGATAGGTGCTCGGATACCCCATGAAATTCCCGGAATCTATGGACACAATCCGCTGTGCCGGCAGGATCCGGTCCAGCTCGCGGCTCAGCACCCGCGGGTCGATGGCCTCCGCCGTCGAAATATCCTCTGTGTCCACATCATTCCAACGCGACTCCGCCGCAATCCGCGCCGCCATGTCCGGCGTGCGCAGTCCGGTGGCCCGATGTCCGGTCGCCCTCAGTTCCTCCAATACGGCAGCCGCGGTCTCGGCGCTGTCACCAAGCACGCCCAGATCGACCGGACGGTTCGCACCCAACGCGGAGTCCTCCACGTCGACCTGAACGACCTTGGCGTTCGCGCCGATCAGCGAGCCATGCCGCATCGTCCACATGTTCAGCGCACACCCCCAGCCGACGACCAGGTCGGCATCCGCGATGGTCGCCGCGGTGAACGGCGAGGAAAAGCCGCCGGATATACCAAGGTTGAAGGGATCGCCATTGAACAAGCCATGTGCGACGGCGGAGGCCGCCACCAGGGCGCCGCTCGCCTCTGCGAGCGCGGCGATTTCCGCCCCTGCGCTGCGGCCCCCACGGCCAGCCACGAATACAGGGCGCCGCGCTGCGCGGAGCAGCCCGGCGAGCCGTGCGATGGCCGCGGCACTCGGCCTAACCGTCTGCGGCGCCTCCAACGGAACGACGACGGCCGGGACCCCCTCGGGGACCGGGGCCGCCTGGAGGTCAGTCGGCAGCGACAGCACCACTGTCCGCCGCTCGTTCACTGCGGTGCGATACGCCCGCAGCGTGTCCGCCACTGCACTCTGCGGCGAGTGGATACGTTCGGCTACTGCTCCGACACTCCGCGCCAAGCCGTCCTGGTCGATCTTGAAGTTCGACCGGATCGCCGATGCCGCGGCGTCTGCCGTCAGGACGATCATCGGCGTGCGGCTCTTGGCGGACTCCCCGATCCCGGTGACCGCGTTCGTCAGACCGCACCCCTGATGCGTGGAGACGACGCCGACTCGTCCGGACATCCGCCCATATGCATCAGCCATCGTCGCCGCACCGCCCTCGTGCCGAGCGGCGGTAAAGGGCACGCCGTGCCGGCGCAGCGCGTTAGTCACCACGAAGTTGCCGCTGCCTACCACGCCGAAGACGTGGCCGACTCCGAGCTGCGCCAACGTATAGCCGACGAGCTCGGCGATGTTTGCGGCAGCGCGAGGGGCCGGGTGGGAAGACGGGGCCACTGCGGCAGCGCCGGTCGCGGCGGCGCAGCTCTGCGGGGGTTGGGTGCTGGTAGCGGTCATGGAAGTCTCCTTCTGGAAAAGAGTCTGAAAAGCTGTCTGAAGAATCTGCCGGTATGGACCGGTGGTCTGTTCAGACCGAAACGGAAGATCCCCGGGCGAGGGCGGCACGAATGTGCTCCGGCCAAGGGGCCGCCCCGTCGGCCCCCTCCGGGACATAGGCCGTAGTAAAGGTGCCATACGCCGCCAGCCCGCCGGACGACTTGTCGTGCGGCTGGCCATGCACCTCGAACGCGAAGGTCAGCGAGGTACGGCCCACGTTCTGGACCTGCAGGGTTGCGGTGACGCGCTGGCCGAACCACAGTTTTGCCCGATAGTTGATGACCTGCTGCACTCGTGGAGCGCAGGGAAAATAGTCCGGCAAGTCCAACCTGCGGAACAGTTCGGCCTCGGCCGCCTCGACCCAGCGCATGATGGCTGAGTTGTGCTGGTGCCCCGCCGCATCGGTATCGGCCCACTCGACCGTCCGCTCGATACTGGCTCCAGCTAGGCACTCTGCATGCTGCTCATTCGCCTGCGCGTCCATGGTTCTCCTCTCCCCGGCGCAT encodes:
- a CDS encoding MFS transporter; this encodes MATAAVNTWTVPPRTTRLVLFCCWLAILAEGYDVGVLGAVLPALAEYRAWDLTPLELGGLGAYALVGMLFGALFIGTLSDLFGRKRMLLLSMLIFTLTQVGAAVAPTPELFGLFRLIGGLGMGGVIPVAAALTIEYSAPNRRSYNYGVMYSGYSLGIVAAALVALFLLPTAGWRWVIAIGALPVVLLPFIAKMLPESLDYLESKGRRQDADRLAARLGIAPYVPSVAAKPAGDAAEPWWRTITTMFSPRYLRSTVFFWISLFCGMVLVYGLNTWLPSIMKSAGYDLGSSLAFLLVFSLASAAGGLALGRAADKYGQKLILVVFYLLGGVGILLLMFPGNMVVNLLFVAFAGIGSISTSLVLTGYIADYYPANVRATATGWALSFARLGAISGPLIGGWIGSAALPFEWNFMIFAGIAGLAAIAVALIPKRRAMAMPGQRSGDETVDIASR
- a CDS encoding acyl-CoA thioesterase II, yielding MNTMSGTLTAETFLRAVDLEAVDAEVFDEAYEATTQYVPWPKAYGGDMVAQSAAAMMRSVASDRQLHSMHSYFMRPVDIGAVVRYEVEKLRDGRGYSTRSVRGYQGGKTVFAAMGSFQVAEEGPEFQPEMPAAVEPESLRSAAEVLAGVEGDAAAYWSQGRSFDMRHVPGPVYVEVEGAAIPQQAVWVKAFDRLPDGADLHRTALAYVCDYTILEPILRAQGHYWAEPGLATASLDHSMWFHRDGRADEWVLYAQEAVSGQRNRGLATGRFFDRSGRLLATVAQEGMIRAAR
- a CDS encoding bifunctional salicylyl-CoA 5-hydroxylase/oxidoreductase, which gives rise to MKIAIVGGGPGGLYFGALMKQLDPAHEVTVWERNAASDTFGFGVVFSDETLGGIGNADPVVADYMSRRFARWSDIDIHFKNETVTVGGQGFAAMSRKELLELLQRRCTELGVDLRFSTLAPPVEELEDGYDLVLAADGVNSQIRAKYAESFGPDLDPRPNKFMWLGTDQVFEAFKFFVKETKHGVMQIHGYPYSDAGSTFIVEMHEDVWRAAGFDETAGDVFAPGVSDEKAIAKVRELFAEELDGYEVLANNSKWLNFTTVRNRNWRHGNVVLLGDAAHTAHFSIGSGTKLAMEDALALAACLHEQRDLESALAAYELERRPVVESTQRAAQASLEWFERIGQYKDQPPTQFAFNLLTRSRRITQDNLRLRDPEFAGLVDRHFAESQGLQQVVPAMFQPYKIGDLELKNRIIVSPMDMYSATDGVPGDFHKVHLGSKALGGAGLVMTEMVCVSEEGRITPGCTGLYNEVQKDSWKDIVGFVHGQSTAKIGVQIGHAGRKASTRLMWEGIDEPLESGNWEAVGPSALPYGPGSQTPREIDRAEMGQVKADFVAAANRAAEAGFDLLEVHAAHGYLLSSFLSPVANQRTDEYGGNLDNRLRFPLEVFDAVRAAWPADRPLTVRISATDWIEGGNTIDDAVEIAKAFAAHGADGIDVSTGQVGKEEEPAYGRSYQTPYADRIRQEVAEPSGTAVIAVGAISSYDDANSILLAGRADLIALGRSHLYNPQWTLHAAAEQEYRGEGAEWIPQFRAGRRKPPSSRTDAVRPRLSLLREAEDEQAPGHLRWKPATARQRTEPAMAK
- a CDS encoding cupin domain-containing protein: MTETTTEYRTEGDNSIYAGTDGKVVPVVTRGGSEDTNTAQSGDCVRVSGVSIQHTPATKIWFGQVSNVPGYRSLPHHHGEAETGGYVLRGHGRIYFGEDYSEFIDMKAGDWVFVPPFMPHVEANMSVTEELVWLTARTPENIVVNLEDVADESLEGYRRA
- a CDS encoding AMP-binding protein, whose translation is MELSPSAHVDSFTRDHLPPAEQWPVLEFTLPELQYPERLNAASVLVDDAVATFGADRPALHTPEGETWSYGLLQQRANQVARVLTEDLGVVPGNRVLLRGPNNPWLVAAWLGVLKAGAVVVTTMPVLRASEVAKICELTRPVAAISDHRFAAGLVHAVGAGTAVVTYGADDDGDLIARCARKSGTFDDVPTAADDVALLGPTSGTTGTPKITMHFHRDILANADTFARHILKPTADDVFAGSPPLAFTFGLGGLVVFPLRFGASALLTERATPVELASHAAAAGATVLFTAPTAYRAILKEGEADLLKGLRMAVSAGEHLPKETWEAVRAATGLSLVNGIGATEMLHVFISAAGPDIRPGATGVAVPGFRATILAADANEAAPNEPGRLAVIGPTGCRYLNDERQLNYVQDGWNITGDTFLRDEDGYFYYQARSDNMIISSGYNIGAPEVEAAIDQHPDVAENAVIGRPDPERGSVVCAFIVLREGVQPDDAKRKDIQDFVKATIAPYKYPRDVRFVTELPRNPSGKLQHFRLREALGNESAELAGANQAR
- a CDS encoding fumarylacetoacetate hydrolase family protein, which translates into the protein MKLATLRTDAVTTTAAVLMGTETYLPLPASDVGALIADPAWRERTEETVRTAPASAVVQVSGPQLAPLLPRAGKVICCGLNYGDHIQEMGRELPEYPTLFAKFADTLTGPLDELEVHGSDRVDWEAELAVVVGATLTRADEAEAAAAIAGYTVANDVSMRDWQNRTLQWFQGKAFDASTPVGPVLATADEFDGSGFEVRGYVNGELVQRGHTRTLVFGPARLLSYISQFTTLRPGDLVLTGTPGGVGMGMKPPRFLQDGDTITTEIDGIGRLENRVLIRALALNN
- a CDS encoding thiamine pyrophosphate-binding protein, with amino-acid sequence MTATSTQPPQSCAAATGAAAVAPSSHPAPRAAANIAELVGYTLAQLGVGHVFGVVGSGNFVVTNALRRHGVPFTAARHEGGAATMADAYGRMSGRVGVVSTHQGCGLTNAVTGIGESAKSRTPMIVLTADAAASAIRSNFKIDQDGLARSVGAVAERIHSPQSAVADTLRAYRTAVNERRTVVLSLPTDLQAAPVPEGVPAVVVPLEAPQTVRPSAAAIARLAGLLRAARRPVFVAGRGGRSAGAEIAALAEASGALVAASAVAHGLFNGDPFNLGISGGFSSPFTAATIADADLVVGWGCALNMWTMRHGSLIGANAKVVQVDVEDSALGANRPVDLGVLGDSAETAAAVLEELRATGHRATGLRTPDMAARIAAESRWNDVDTEDISTAEAIDPRVLSRELDRILPAQRIVSIDSGNFMGYPSTYLSVPDEFGFCFTQAFQSIGLGLYTAVGAARARPDRLPVLGTGDGGFLMSIAELETVVRERIPLVAVVYNDSAYGAEVHHFDADEEDLEVVRFPLVDIASIARGYGAEAVTVRTVEDLAAVAEWVNGPRERPLVIDARIASDGGAWWLAEAFKGH
- a CDS encoding PaaX family transcriptional regulator C-terminal domain-containing protein, with the protein product MDIPAPPLRHQQLILTIYGLYGRRGGGLLPVSVLIDMLGDLGHDAPGVRSAVSRLKAKGVLNSVKTGGLAKYELSPRALEMVNEGDERIFAPYRGEPGGQWVLAIFSVPEAMRDRRHQLRTELTRLGFGSMAAGVWIAPAGVREGAKRRLASRGLADFVEFFTGEYAAEGDMRQRVAQWWDLEALGAQITEFMDYYGNALADWSDLLGGDGESALPNPSAELRRDAFRYYVPMLTLWRRLPYSDPGLPLEYLPEGWQGPEARRIFFGTHRLIAPLAEAHAMSLAAKAQAA
- a CDS encoding thioesterase family protein; the protein is MDAQANEQHAECLAGASIERTVEWADTDAAGHQHNSAIMRWVEAAEAELFRRLDLPDYFPCAPRVQQVINYRAKLWFGQRVTATLQVQNVGRTSLTFAFEVHGQPHDKSSGGLAAYGTFTTAYVPEGADGAAPWPEHIRAALARGSSVSV
- a CDS encoding RidA family protein, which encodes MSNQTAVANRTINPESLPKPSGYAHGILAGNTVYLGGQTALDKDMNIVPGGIVEQFKQAFSNVLVTLEEAGGHPEDLVSVTIYLTDVDDYMANGREIGKLWRQMAGTEYPAMAGIGVSRLWQKEALIEIQGIAVIQDR